In the Callospermophilus lateralis isolate mCalLat2 chromosome 7, mCalLat2.hap1, whole genome shotgun sequence genome, tgggcttttattggggaacaaaaacttCCGGGGAAATCCCATCCAATAAAGGTTAAtggggggcagcatcccaaggtcaggggcaacgATTGGGTCTTCAGGGCAGTGGCCAGGCACGCCTCTGCACGAACAAGCCCTGGGACCTGGGAAAGGGTGGGGAAGGCTCTGACACCACTGTGTTTAAGTGCCTCTcatccagccagggaggtaactcaaatctccTGTGAAGATGGCCTCCCACAAgagggggggaatgaagccagatttaaagataggtagatAGTGtacttaggtaaattgggtctaatattgaataagagaaagaaaatggagaccattattgagaatggagtccaggaaaaCAGAGCAGCATCTGGGGAAATTAAAATGCTAATGTCCCCAAGACCGGAATCCATCCTAAGGAACTGTTAATGAAGTAGCTCCCAGCAAACCGGGAGGTACTAATCAAAccaccccaggcccttcctgcccagattactcctccCTGCCCCATCAGTCCACCTACCTCCCACCTTTTGGCTTTCCCACCTTCATTCTATCACTGCAGGATAGAGggaaacaaaggacaggaatgtgggaggactaaaagaagaccttagctataaaaaagggaAGACTTCCCCCTTCCATGGATTctgccttttgggtccccttcttcctctgggaggaagtcttttctgctgtcctttaataaagccttcCACTCTCCAGTCTACACTTGCCtcagcgtgcttctctggtgttaaagTTCAGtatttggggaagcaaggactcatcacCAGTAAACAGCAGTAAAAATATGAGATCTCCCCCAAAATcttatatgtgagacaatgcaacaattttcagaggtgaaatgattccaTAAAATGGGTCCCTGTCGCAACACATGAATaaatcagggtcactccaggtgaattggGCTGGCAGTAAATAatcacacaaacacaaaaaagtACCTTTTTCTTGGGGTTCAGTGATGGCTCCTTTGCCCCAGCTCCCACAAGGGAGGCAAGAGAGGCAGGCAAAAGCGAGAGCATGTCTGAAGCTCTATTTATTAGGAGGAAAGACACTCAAGAAAGTTCAATCCAAATAAGACAAGGGTTTGGGTTTCAGGGGGTTGCTTGGTGATGTCTGCAATtagcagattgactgacatctcgaaaagccacacccatctcagagCCAGGGAAAAGAACACACACATCTTACAGCCCAGTCAGAGCAGCAACGTCAGCTGAGTCCCCTCCTGTGTTCAAATGCtcatagctcacacacacagcccatggctggcttGCAACAGCTCCCCACGTGCTTTCTTTTCCGAAAAGCAATTTGTCTGTAGTCCTGCCTGGCCTAAGTGGGGTGTGTCACATTCTCCAGCAAACTACCTGTTCACtgtaggagaaatgcaggccccaAATAATATTGATAAGAGGAACCCAAGTTATCCTGAAGGGAAGACTTTTGTGACTAGATCCTGAAACTTGGGGAGATAAGAATAGTTTCTCCTGACCATAAAAATCTGTCAGAATGTATGTTTCAGAATCCAATAAGAACCATTCAGCATGGGCCAAGGTGACCTAAAATTGCCATGGCAGTGGatacttgaaagtctgatgtcaccctgatatcagtcaaaagtcaagcggACTTGCGTAGAactttctggaaacttctctgggatccccaataaaatgTTCAGGAGAGGCATGTTGTCCCTCTCTGAGAGGATCCACTCTGTCCCTTGGGAGTGTCCCTTTCTTTTCCCACCTCTTTAACAAACTCACTTCTATTACTCTGAGTAACATGCCTGAAGTCTTTCTGACTTGATCTAAGAATCAGGGTTTGAAGAGggggtcttcctcagtttctcagaAGGCCCCAGCTCCATAACATCCATTCCATCATATTCTCTTTTACTTCATGGTACATATCACCCTTTGACTATTATACATTTCTTTGCTTATTTTCATTTATCCATCAACTGGAATGTAGTCCTATGGAGACAGACTTTTTTCTACTCTCTTTACTGCTGTATTCCTAACATGTCCTATGTCAGTATGAAAAGTGTTGTGGCTTTTTCCCCCTCCTTTTCTCCCTTATTGTGGGAAATGATGTGCACAAATATTCTTAACAGAGTCTTAACCAAAGGTTAGTTTTGCTTTCACAACTGTAAGTATGAATTTTGCTGATGGATTATATAATTACATTGagtctctctccccctctttcaAGATTAACTCTTTTTTGTTATCTTACCCATATTCTGTGTCCCCAGACCTAAAAGTTGATCACTATCTTCTCCATATATAATTAGATTTTAACCCCAAATCCTTTGAGTCTCTCTTAAAATGAATTTATATTCCTACTCTGAGAACTCAAACTATCCTTATAGCCTTTCCTCCTCACTCCCATGTCCTTGCTTTCATCAAAATTTTCAGGCTTTGGCAATCTGTCTTGTTACTCAAGAAAGCCACATAAGGCACCATctaggactgggggtgtagctcagtggtacacccCTGGAGCATGCTGGGGTAGTGCCTTCAGTCCCTAGcaatggagggaaaaaaaaaaaaaaagctaaggcaggagtatTTCCTGGGCACTAAGCTTTGGaatgtttttagtttttgttttttcagtaaAGGTATGTGGATTTTGCACAATAACTAGGAAATAAGTTATCTGTTTTTAGTTTGATGGGCAGAGAGGAAGTATATCATGCCTGAAGATAGATGAGATTTTATGTAGATGCATaagaaaaaaatgagcaaaagcaGGAGGACGGATATAGGCCACTGTTGCAGTATGTTTAAcagttttatacctttatttcagAACTTCATCTTCTGTTCTTATGTGGCTGCTTTTTAAGCGtactttaaagtaaaaaaaaaaaaaaaaaaagtgaagaccTATGCTATATTTATTGGGTGCTCTGAAAAATGAAGCTAAGTTTATATTTAGCGCTGGAAACATTTCTGGGGAAAGATGGGTGTATTATTCTAACAGTGTTTTATGTCTTGATTACGAGCAATAAAttcttatttattctatttacctAAAATACCAAACTTAAGAGGCATTTTTACAAATTACTCCAATCACAATCAAGGTACCCAGGGAGGCCAGGTACACAgcagcaagcctgtaatcccagcagctgggtagactgaggcaggaggatcacgagttcaaagccagcttcagcgagtggaactatctctaaataaaatagggttggggatgtggctcagtggttgagtgccccgaaTTAAATCCCCGGGACCCACCCCTCAAAAAAGGTATCCAAAAGTTCACAAGTGATGCAACGTCATCCAACAATTGCTGTATACCTTTACATCAGTTTCTGAACCAATAAAAAATGATTATATCCTAGTACTGCACCAGTGTAATTGCTTAAAAGCACTGCTTAACACCCTCCCTTTCCTCAAGTACACCAACATTGGTCTATGACCAGTAAGCATCAAAAACTATTCACCTTGCAAAAGGCATCTGTGTGTAAAACACGCACACACTATCAACTACGGTTCCACGGGGGCCTTCTCGCGTTGTCGGGCAGATGCAGGTGAATGGGGTGATGGCGAAAGCAACAGTGGAAAAACAGCTTCTTTCACAAAGAAGGTGGGTGGCCCTGAAAAGAGCCTTTGGAAGCCAGCGCGTCCCCGGCGGGGACTCACTTGGAGCTGGTGTACTTGGTGACCGCCTTGGTGCCCTCGGACACGGCGTGCTTGGCCAGCTCCCCGGGCAGCAGCAGGCGCACGGCCGTCTGGATCTCCCGCGACGTGATGGTCGAGCGCTTGTTGTAGTGCGCCAGGCGGGACGCTTCGCCGGCGATGCGCTCGAAGATGTCGTTGACGAACGAGTTCATGATGCCCATGGCCTTGGACGAGATGCCGGTGTCGGGGTGGACCTGCTTCAGCACTTTGTACACGTACACGGAGTAGCTCTCCTTGCGGCTGCGCTTGCGCTTCTTGCCGTCCTTCTTCTGGGCCTTGGTGACGGCTTTCTTGGAGCCCTTCTTGGGGGCCGGAGCGGACTTGGCCGGCTCCGGCATGGCGAGAAGCAAGAGGCAAGAAGCGCCGGCAGGTGGAGACCGGAAAGGCTATCGCTACAGGAGAAGCGCAGTGCAGGAGAAGCGCAGGGGCGCACCGGAAACGACCGCGTACTTATAGCGGCGGTACGCAAATTCAGGTCGCGATCGCGCCACGCTGTGATTCGCGGGTTTTCGGCGGCGCGGAGGCGAGGGAGACGAGATTATGTAAATGAATGGATTCTGACTGAGCTCTCCTATTGGTCATCGGGGCAAAACTGTGCTTTGGCCAATGAGAGCACACCATGGACAATCGCCGTTCTGCCTATAAAAGGGTGAAGCGGCGCGGTTTGCCGCGACTTTCCGGGTGGTCAGGAGGGAGCTGGTCGTGTTGAGTGTCGCTGTCATGTCCGGCCGTGGCAAGCAGGGAGGCAAGGCCCGCGCTAAGGCCAAGTCGCGCTCCTCGCGCGCTGGCCTCCAGTTCCCGGTGGGCCGGGTGCACCGCCTGCTGCGCAAGGGCAACTACGCCGAGCGGGTGGGGGCCGGCGCGCCCGTCTACATGGCGGCGGTGCTCGAGTACCTGACGGCCGAGATCCTGGAGCTGGCTGGCAACGCGGCCCGCGACAACAAGAAGACGCGCATCATCCCCCGTCACCTCCAGCTGGCCATCCGCAACGACGAGGAGCTGAACAAGCTGCTGGGCAAAGTGACCATCGCCCAGGGCGGCGTCCTGCCCAACATCCAGGCCGTGTTGCTCCCGAAGAAGACGGAGAGTCACCACAAGGCAAAGGGGAAGTGAAGTGGGGGAGGCGTCCAGTAGCCGCCCACTCCAGCCCGCGTGCCCCGAAGGGGGTGCCTGTGAAATCAAAGGCTCTTTTCAGAGCCACCCACACCCTCAAGTGAAAGGAGTTGTTACAGTAACCGCCGCGTAGTAAGCGGTGGACCCGGAGGGGACGGACGGACGGCGAGCGCGGGGAGAGCCCTTCCCCTCGTGCTCCCGGCCGTTCTCTCCGAGGCTTGAGCCTGTAATCTCTGCCGGCCCTTGCCGGGTGGGCCGCGACTCGGAGCCCAGCACGGCGGGGACCGGACACTGCGCCACGGGCAGCCCGGGTCAGTAACGCTAACGCCGCGGCGGTGGCTCCCACCAGTATGTATGTGACACCACTCCCCACCCCACACACGTTCTCCCGGGCTCTTGAGgggaccccccccacacacacacaaggaggCCCGGTAGTCCCTAGGGGGACGTAGTCACCAGCGCAAGCCCTGTCTGCTGCAGGCGAGCGCGGCGGGCCTGGGTCGTCTTGGCCTCCTCACTGAGCTGGCCTCGTTGACAGTTCTAAGAAGCGACGGAGCTACCCGCCTAGGCCTCCAGAGGCGGAATCTGGCGCCCCGGAGGGGACACAACCCTCCCACCCGAGAAGCACGAACGGTCCGCTCCGAAGCCACCCGGGAGCGGGAGGGAGGCGGGACTAGGCGTTCGGGGACGGGGGTCAAGTAAAAGTTGAGGCTCGACTCGGAAGCCACAAAGCGTAAGGAGGAGGGCGTCGCGGGCAGCGTGCTCCAAGGGAACGAAGGGCCGAAGAGGGAAGGAACCATCGGACGGACGGAGCAGCGACCCGAGACGACTTCCACGCAGCGAGAGCGAGGGAAAGAAGAGGAGGTGGGCAGAGCGCGGGCAGAGCGGAAGGGGGCAGGCAAGGCCGCGGAGGGGCGTGGGGCGCTCGGGGAGGCAGGATCCCGCCCGAGCCAACCGCGGAGGCTGGTGCGGGTGACGTCACAGCCAACGGACGGCCTGCGCGGGACTTTTCAATTTCTCCCCGCCCAATCGGGAAAAGGCTGTGCCTATAAAGACCGCTGCGGCGGGCGGGCACCAGGTCACTGTCCCTGCCGCCGCGCCGGAGAGCTAGTGCCTCTGTCCGCCATGGCCCGTACGAAGCAGACCGCGCGCAAGTCGACCGGTGGCAAGGCCCCACGGAAGCAGCTGGCCACCAAGGCGGCCCGCAAGAGCGCGCCGGCCACCGGCGGCGTCAAGAAGCCCCACCGCTACCGGCCCGGCACCGTGGCCCTGCGCGAGATCCGCCGCTACCAGAAGTCCACCGAGCTGCTGATCCGCAAGCTGCCGTTCCAGCGGCTGGTGCGCGAGATCGCGCAGGACTTCAAGACCGACCTGCGCTTCCAGAGCTCGGCCGTCATGGCGCTGCAGGAGGCCAGCGAGGCCTACCTGGTGGGGCTGTTCGAGGACACCAACCTGTGCGCCATCCACGCCAAGCGCGTCACCATCATGCCCAAGGACATCCAGCTGGCGCGCCGCATCCGCGGGGAGCGAGCTTAAGAAGTGAGGCGCGCTCGCCCGGCTCGAGGTTCCATCGTATCCAAAGGCTCTTTTCAGAGCCACCCACGGCGGCACTCGGAAGGAGCTGCACCGCTCTTCCCCCGGGGCGAGGGGgtgggtgggagggaagggaaggagaaggTCGCACAGCGGGCGAAGAGCCCAGCCAGCCTTACCGGACGCCGGGTTCATTTCCCAGTGCGGTCGCAGCCTAACGCTCTCCGCGGTTCGCCTCTCCCGGGAACCCTCTTAGCAGCCGGCAGCCTCCGGCGATGGTGTCGCCCAGGGCGGGAGGAGGGGCGCGAGCGACCTCATCTGCGGTTGAGTCACTAGGGGACGCTCGCGACTCGCGGTCCGCAGCCCTCCGCTGCAGGGCTGGTTTGGGCTGGGCTGCCCTGGCCCTTGCCTGCGACCTCTCGTCCCCACCCGGCTCGCCGGAAATGTCCTCCCTAATCTCTTTCCAGACTTATGCTCGCTGGAGTTGGGCATACTGGTGATAAGGCTGCGGGTCGAGTGAGTCCCTGGCCACTTGCGTGGTACCTTCACCCACTAGTGTTGGGTGTAATGGTGCTTCGTGTGTCGGATAACTGATGCTCTGTTCAGTATCTTCCGGTGCCTCATCTCCCTCGTCCAAGTCTTGTTAAACGTTCCTGGGCACACCTCAGGTATGTGCGTGTTAACCCCTTTGAATTTTCAGCAGTACTTTGTTCGGACCTCTTCCGGATTTTTGCTGGACATCAGTTGATCCGTCCTCCATCTTAATTTTCTTCAAAAACCCCAATGCGGGCTCAGTGAACCCCATTGGAGCCAGGTCTTATGCCAGCGTGGCTCTGCCAAGCTGAGGTCTATTGCCTGCAGTCTGGGAAGTATGCAAAGCTGGTGTGAGTTGCCTCAAGTATCAACAGATGTAAGAGCTTTTGATAAGGGCCCTGCTTTCCTACCCTAGTCACCTACCTCAACATTTGAGCTGGCCCCCAAAGCCCAAGAGTTGCACCCACAGGAGCAAGGGGCTGGGGACGCGACCAGACGCTACAGTGCCGCTGGCTCTTAAAGAACAGATCTTTTTAATTTGTAATCAGAACTTTATGTTGCAGTTTCACTCAGGAAAGGAGCAGGAAGAAAAACACTGTCTTATAGGAATCCAGCATTGGAGAAACGAGGAAATTCTTCCAAGGATTGTCCCTCTTTCTGTTCATCTGATGCAGTATGttgattgtttttgtttcttggtaccagggattgaacccagggttgtttaatcactgagccacatcctcaggtccatttttttttttttttttttttttttttttttttttttttttttgagatagggtcttgctaaattgctcagggccttgctaaagtgCTGACTTTGGCCTtgaggccttgaacttgcaatcctcctgcctcagcctcccaaacccctGCGATTACAGGCATAGTGCACCCACTAATGCAGTGTGTTTTGATGTTGATATCACAGTTATCCAAGAAGAAGAAATTAATAAGCTGGCCAAATTCTGTGGAGTTTAGTGTCAGAAATGACACAAGCCTAGGTGGGTTATTGCCTTCAAAGCTGTTCTCACTGAGGACTTAGCACTGATCAGCCCTCCAGGAAGCAGGTGCCAAGGCTCTCAGAGCACCACTGCcccatctcacacacacacacacacacacacacacaaaggtagATGGTAAGTTGTCTACAAAAATGAAACCTTCAGATTTTCCCAGTATCTGATGGCTTTAGAAGTATTGTAGAGCATGTTACTTCAAAGCTCAATATGCCAGCAACCAATATATCTGCCAATAGGCTGAAATTCTACTTTAATAGGAATACACAGGTTTTGATGAGACACAGCCAACAGTCCAATCtgttgggaaaggaaaaatactaaatttttaaaagaaaatttctacttcaagaaaataataatgaTTAGAGATGTAGCTACAGATATGGAAGCCTGTCCTCCTGCTGATGTTTTCATTGGGTTTAGAGGAAATGTAATTGGGCAACAAGTAAAGGACACTGCCAAATGGCAGGTACATCATTGATTTTTGTAGAGCTTTTGGGAGAACTGAAGgataatttcaatttttacacAGCTTGTTACAacttcaaattaatttttttaagttgtacagATTGATACTGTTTGCATACATTTGTCTATAACAATAGAGGTGGTATTGATTTTCTGTATGTtcctaaaagattgctttttttttttttaacttttgttactaTATTATTAATCTGTATTCCTTATGTATATTCTTGGCTATAATTTTACTTGATGCCTTTTAAAGATATAGagtaaaataaacacaatgtagaTTCAGCAGCCTTAAGTGAATATTGGTTTTCCCTTAGAtggataaaattttatttatataccaATGGAGGGGGGGGCGGCGGAATCCCAATTCTACTAGGCCAAATAATGACACGGGCAGTTCCAGGTAGGAATGAAGCAGAGGTGAAGAAAGGATCTGATGTCTTGCTGATATCCTGTCAACTCGCCCAGTGCTGTTTTCCTGGCCTGGGTACAATTGTGCAGCAGCAAATGAACAGTAGACCTGGCCTCACCAGCCTCCATAACAAAGGCCACTCTCTGAGAGCTAGATCCTGGTGGTATTGTTCCTTGCTTTTGTCCACAGCATTGGACTCTTCCTGGAAGTCATCCTGAGAAACAGATGAGTTCTGTGTAGATATTTGAGAATTATCCAGCCCAAACCCCTCGAAGTTCAAGCTACTGGGCAGCATTGAACCAATGGAAGACAGAACATCTCCCTCTCGCCTCCCCTGATGGCAACTGCAAGCCCCAGAAGCTGTGGGGTCAGGAACGAGTTAGCTCAAGAAAGAATTCCTGCACCAAGTGAATGGAAGTCAGGACTGGTCCTGTTCAACTAGAGCAGTGAGCCGGACTTTGCATATCGTGTACCCTCTGGATCACTGTTTATTTAAAACCAGTGTTTCTGTGTTGTTTTGTCTCAACACAGTTGATAGGTAAACATAAGATTGATGAGACTTCACAGAGGGGAGAAGAAACAAGCAGAAACATTTTTGAAAACTTTGCCTTTCGGAAGGAGTGTAAAACAAAAGAGAACAGGGGGGCCTGTGGCCTCTCCTAATGGGAAGTCCCCAGTTTTCAGTCCTTAGTCTTGCAGGGATTTTTCAGAACAGGTACTGTTGTGGGCTGAATTATGTACCTACCCACCCTCCTGTTATTTGTATCTTGAAGCCCCACCCACAATACCTCATAATGTGACAGTATTTTGAGAGAGAGCCTTTAAAGAAATGATTAAGTTAAAATGGTCATTAAAGTAGGCCCAATACAGAATGACTTGTGCCTTTATAGGAAGAGAGGGTTAGAACACAAAGGGATGACCAGGTGTGTGAGGTGGCGATCTGCAAGCCAAGGAGGGAGGCTAAGAAGAAATCAAACTTCCCAATACATGGTGATTTTGAACTTTAGCCTCCAGAACAGGGACAAGATAAGTTTCCAGGGTTTAACCCCCTAGTCCACAGTGCTTTGTAGTGGTGGCCTGCCGTGGTCTGGGTAGTTTGAGATATGTCTCCCAAAGTTTCACGTGCTGGAAGTTGTGTCCTCCAAAGGTTCATATTGGACCCAATATGGACATGAGAGGAGGTGGAAACTCTAAGGGGTAGGGCCTTGTATAAGATAATTAGGTCATTAATCATCCCTTCAGATAATTAGGTCCTTAATCTCTCAGAAGGAATTGTTAGTCTCATTGAATTAGTTCTGGCGAGAGCTGGTTATAAAAGTGAAACCACCCCACATATTTGGCCTTTCTGTATGTGGCTGATTCCTTTTCTGCTTCTCCACAATATTATGACACTACCAGGATGCCAACACCAGATCGTTTGGGCCCTCCAGCCACCAGAATCATGACTCAAACATCTAAAGAACCCAAccccaggtattttgttatagcaacagaaaatgggctATAACCCCAACAAATTAATTTAGGCCCCATGGTCTCTctttagggcctcactgtctaGAGTGATGGAATCTTTGGGACCTGTACTCAATTATAGGCAGAAGAAGCAATGACTTAAAATGTGTATCGACAGCATCTTTATACTCAGCATCTCAATCTTTGAAATTTGCTTTCAAAAATGCAGCCCAAAGTTCTCAGAGGGTGAATAACTTTCCAGTGTGGTAGAGCCATTTAGTGGCCTGACATTCCATGTCAGGGCCTTTCCACCCCAAGAATCATTTACTCTGAACTGAAACTAAGGCAGATTTAAAAGCAAGATGCCAACCAACTTAAAATGCTAAAGACACCCAAGACCCCCTGTGGTTCTGCGATTTGAGGACAACCTGTACATGCCATGGTTAAGGTAGCTCACAGGTCCCTAACTTAGTAGGGACCTTGCCTTACCCTTCTCACTTTTCTGGCTACTGCTGCCCTTTATGCTGTGACAGTAGAGTGGAGTGCTCACAGGGTCTGTAAGGGGCATGATGACAGAAGTCAGAGACAGGAACACTGGCTAGCCCAGGCCTATCCTTTCTTGGCTGGTATGAGACAATGGAAGCCCTTCATGCTTAATCTTTTCTGGTTTCCTGTCAAAAGTGAGCCTTTGAGAACAGGCCTTGGCCTCATGTTCTTTCTCCCAAGACTGCCACATAACACAGGCTCTGGGCTTTGGCCATGAAAGAACTCCACAGACTCCCCATGGCTCCATAAGAGGAGGAAACAAAAGGCGGTACAGATAGCTGCGTGTGCACCCACTTAGGAGGAAGAGCAGCTGACCACACCACTCCCCCTCACCCAGCTGGGGTCAGGCCTTGTTAGGACACTGCTGGCTTTTTGGGCAGCTGTCTTGGGGATTTGCCCAACAGAGCCAGCCTACCCAATCTAGTCCTCACTATGGTCTGGGAGGGCTATGAGGAATTCACCAGTGCCTTTCACACGCAGTTTAGTGACAGCATTATTGACAGCATTTCTGGTAATAGGGCAAAGATGACAATTCTACTTCTGTTCTTTGAAGGCCAAACTTCCTAGGCCTAATAAAACTTTTTTGGAATGTTTTTATTGGTTGGAGAATCTAGGGCAAAGTATtacccatttttttaaatgttaaaaaatgtttggataaaaattcaaacatttcaGGTACATAAGGAGTCTTCTACTTTCAGAATAGTCTTAAAGAAAATCAAGCAAAAAGCAATTCACAGCCTCTTGAAAATTCTCCAGCTATAGGCCTGCTTCCAGAAAATCTACCATAGAATTGGTACTGTAAATTGAATTGTAGCTGAGTTTTTGATAGAGCTGAAGGTGGCCTCAGCTAAGGTAGTGGTAGTAGTAGACAGATGAAGTGGTGAATTTGAGGGAGTTACAAAAGATTGACTCAATAAGATTTGATGATTTAGGCATTTGGAGAAGAAGAAGCTTCTAGCCTTAGCAGCTAGGAGATAGCAGTAGATTATACTGAGGTGGGGACTGCAGGGGAAAGAAACTGCTTTTAAAACCAAGAAGATGCATGAAgagctgagtgcagtggtgcacacctgtaatcccagaggctctggaggctgaggcaggaggatcacaagttcaaagccagcctcagcaacttggcaagaccctaagcaactctgtgagaacctatctataaataatatataaaaaggagcttggatgtgtctcagtggttaagtctccctgtgttcaattcccagtacccctttatgcatcttaaaaaaaaaaaaaaaaaaaaaaaaagatgc is a window encoding:
- the LOC143403285 gene encoding histone H2B type 1-C/E/F/G/I; its protein translation is MPEPAKSAPAPKKGSKKAVTKAQKKDGKKRKRSRKESYSVYVYKVLKQVHPDTGISSKAMGIMNSFVNDIFERIAGEASRLAHYNKRSTITSREIQTAVRLLLPGELAKHAVSEGTKAVTKYTSSK
- the LOC143403513 gene encoding histone H2A type 2-A, with amino-acid sequence MSGRGKQGGKARAKAKSRSSRAGLQFPVGRVHRLLRKGNYAERVGAGAPVYMAAVLEYLTAEILELAGNAARDNKKTRIIPRHLQLAIRNDEELNKLLGKVTIAQGGVLPNIQAVLLPKKTESHHKAKGK
- the LOC143403711 gene encoding histone H3, giving the protein MARTKQTARKSTGGKAPRKQLATKAARKSAPATGGVKKPHRYRPGTVALREIRRYQKSTELLIRKLPFQRLVREIAQDFKTDLRFQSSAVMALQEASEAYLVGLFEDTNLCAIHAKRVTIMPKDIQLARRIRGERA